A window of the Hevea brasiliensis isolate MT/VB/25A 57/8 chromosome 6, ASM3005281v1, whole genome shotgun sequence genome harbors these coding sequences:
- the LOC110635757 gene encoding polyadenylate-binding protein-interacting protein 3 isoform X1, producing the protein MSLQQAAQPKAYANGFGRRRAEREGGARLENKLQSGKSSANRSSMVGTKVGIYESPSRDRLVYLSTCLIGHPVEVHLKNGSIYSGTCYTTNVEKEFAIILKMARLTKDVSFRGQKAETLSRAPSKTLIIPGKEVVQVIAKDVSITMDRMNHELQCEKQQELMIDSFISQSRHTEVERELEPWVPDEDDPQCPELENIFNGSRNSRGWDQFETNEMLFGVKSTFDEELYTTKLERGPQMRELEKEAMRIAREIEGEDTQDLHLAEERGIQLYENFDIDEETRFSSVYRGIVIDDSGYDETEDMMLDSRNSETFGGTSAPSTMKSADLTDGKSNGGARVLSSSSLDEAQCSHSSTGADHHSGSYEHARQLASEPPSKSLSTSESESRIQENYCGEQGANDRMEECVEEQTQVEDAHLPTCEDSLSSLNEKKDDSDKGVLSPNATAYAPSSNVSSKSYEKTSSSVALLEGAPSVKGVGEAQHLNSRGRPVSSTSSHSDCVGTVSVTNGRGLSPSSSVGSLSSEKSTLNPHAKEFKLNPNAKSFTPSQTPVRPLSPDGSLYFQPNIPSLPHMHGVPMGIGIGPSFTGHQPVIFNPQVASLQTPQAYFHPGGPEYGQNMLVGHPRQVLYMPSYQPEMPYKGREF; encoded by the exons ATGAGTTTGCAACAGGCTGCACAGCCCAAAGCTTATGCTAATGGATTTGGTCGTCGAAGAGCTGAAAGGGAAGGCGGGGCAAGATTGGAGAATAAGCTGCAATCTGGAAAATCAAGTGCGAATAGATCAAGTA TGGTTGGTACCAAAGTTGGAATTTATGAGAGTCCTTCTCGTGATCGGCTGGTATATTTGTCAACATGTCTTATCGGGCACCCTGTGGAAGTTCACCTGAAAAATGGATCCATATATTCTGGGACATGTTATACAACAAATGTTGAAAAGGAATTTG CAATTATTCTGAAAATGGCTCGCTTGACAAAGGATGTTTCTTTTCGAGGGCAGAAGGCAGAAACCCTTAGCAGGGCTCCTTCAAAGACTTTAATTATACCTGGCAAAGAAGTTGTACAAGTGATAGCAAAG GATGTGTCTATAACCATGGATAGGATGAACCATGAGCTCCAGTGTGAAAAGCAGCAGGAGCTTATGATAGACTCCTTTATATCACAATCTCGTCACACTGAAGTGGAGAGAGAGCTGGAACCATGGGTACCTGATGAAGATGACCCACAATGCCCTGAATTAGAGAATATATTCAATGGCTCTCGGAATAG taggGGCTGGGATCAATTTGAAACAAATGAGATGCTATTTGGAGTAAAAAGCACCTTTGATGAAGAACTTTATACTACAAAGCTGGAGAGGGGTCCTCAGATGAGAGAGTTGGAGAAGGAAGCTATGAGAATAGCAAGAGAAATTGAGGGTGAGGATACACAAGACCTTCATTTAGCTGAG GAAAGAGGGATCCAactttatgaaaattttgatattgATGAAGAGACCAGATTTTCATCTGTATATAGAGGTATAGTGATTGACGATAGTGGATATGATGAAACTGAGGACATGATGTTGGATTCCCGCAATAGTGAAACCTTTGGAGGTACATCTGCGCCTTCTACTATGAAGTCTGCAGATTTGACCGATGGGAAGAGTAATGGAGGAGCTCGAGTTTTATCAAGTTCTTCTTTG GATGAGGCACAGTGTTCTCATTCAAGTACGGGTGCAGATCATCATTCAGGTTCTTATGAGCATGCTAGACAGCTGGCATCTGAGCCACCTTCTAAAAGTTTGTCCACTTCAGAGAGTGAGAGCAG GATCCAAGAGAACTATTGTGGTGAACAGGGAGCAAATGACCGCATGGAGGAGTGTGTAGAAGAGCAAACT CAGGTTGAAGATGCTCATTTGCCAACTTGTGAGG ATTCTCTGTCATCATTGAATGAAAAGAAAGATGACTCTGATAAAGGGGTACTATCCCCTAATGCAACTGCCTATGCTCCTTCATCCAATGTTTCTTCAAAAAGTTACGAAAAGACAAGTTCTTCTGTTGCACTTTTAGAAGGTGCACCATCTGTCAAAGGAGTTGGAGAAGCACAACATTTAAATTCTCGTGGACGACCTGTCAGTTCTACATCTTCACATTCTGATTGTGTAGGCACTGTCTCAGTTACCAATGGCCGCGGTTTATCACCAAGCTCATCAGTTGGTTCATTATCATCAGAGAAGTCAACACTGAATCCCCATGCTAAG GAATTCAAACTAAATCCCAATGCCAAGAGTTTCACCCCTTCTCAAACTCCTGTTAGGCCTCTTTCTCCAGATGGTTCCCTTTATTTTCAACCTAACATTCCTAGTCTGCCACATATGCATGGTGTGCCTATGGGAATTGGA ATCGGACCATCATTTACTGGCCATCAGCCGGTTATATTTAATCCACAGGTTGCATCATTGCAAACACCACAAGCATATTTTCATCCAGGTGGACCTGAG TATGGACAGAATATGCTTGTTGGCCACCCTAGGCAAGTCTTGTACATGCCAAGTTACCAACCT GAAATGCCATATAAGGGACGAGAGTTTTAG